TAAATTTGTGAGGTTTAATTGACTGACTATTGTTATGTGATTATCTGATCCTTTATTGTAATGATTCCCTGGGTTTTGTGAGATTATTTACTGTGCTGCTCATGTATTAATGATTCGTTCATTTAGTTGTAATGTCAGTTTTTGACATTTATGTATtggcttcttttattttcattttagtgatTAATAGGTTTAGCTACTGACTCATTTGTAGATaatgtatactattataaataataaattagtttaaggtaccttttttttttttttggtcgagtTCCTTCCTCCACTGTTGGTCTCATTCACTGCCAGTTTTTACAGTCCCGTTTGCTTTAAAgtttaaagaacctgatgaaccatcGTCGGTTTTCATAACAATGGCGACCTTGCCATGGATTCTGACACTGTTTGGCTGGCATGGTTTGTGGCAGCATCGGAGGTGAGTAAGAGAGGtgcagtttaaatttttttttttttttttcttttttttttaggtagggAGGTGTCAGGTTAATTTGTTAGAACAATCGTAATCcgcttgttccttattgtttacctgttaaccattaacctgttcttctttctctttggGGTAAAGTGAGTTGACGTCTGCCGTACGATGCCTGATTTTAGTCAGTCAGTAGCACAACTTCGAGGGGTCAGTATGGAGCAGCTGCAGGTATTGCTTACCTGTTGGTCTCGACAAGAGGTTGGGGATCTCCTTGTCTGGTGGTGTAGCATCATCTCCGTTGGCAGCATGTGCCTGTCATGACGACAAAGTTCGTCTGTTGGCTGCATTGGAAGTTCGACTCATCGTTCCTGATGGCAGCGTGTGGGTGTCTCTACGACAGAGTTAATCTGTTGGCTATGTTGGAAGTTCGACTCATCTGTTGGAGTGACTTCGTTCCTGATGGCAGCGTGTGGGTGTCTCTACGACAGAGTTAATCTGTTGGCTATGTTGGAAGTTCGACTCATCTGTTGGAGTGACTTCGTTCCTGATGGCTGCGTGTGGGTGTCTCTACGACAGAGTTAATCTGTTGGCTATGTTGGAAGTTCGACTCATCTGTTGGAGTGGCTTCGTTTCAGATGGCAGCATAAGGCTGTTACGACGATAAGTTCGTCTGTGTGATATTTTGTGAGCCCACCTCTGTGTAACCTTATTGTGGTTctggtatttatttcttgttattaagACAGagtatttttgagacaaaaaaagtTCTAGTTATATGGAAGTGTGTAATTCAGAGTGTATCATTTTGGTTGTATAATCACTaataagtatttttaatgtttactACACTCAAGTTTTTGTTCAGTCATTTGGGTAAATTTGTGAGGTTTAATTGACTGACTATTTGTTATGTGATTATCTGATCCTTTATTGTAATGATTCCCCTGGGTTTTGTGAGATTTATTTACTGTGCTGCTCATGTATTAATGATTCGTTCATTTAGTTGTAATGTCAGTTTTTGACATTTGTATTggcttctttattttcattttagtgatTAATAGGTTTAGCTACTGACTCATTTGTAGATaatgtatactattataaataataaattagtttaaggtacctttttttttttttggtcgagtTCCTTCCTCCACTGTTGGTCTCATTCACTGCCAGTTTTTACAGTCCCGTTTGCTTTAAAgtttaaagaacctgatgaaccatcGTCGGTTTCATAacatataagattattatatatgattatatactaattattttatatatataattattgttatcctatgtatatatatatatatatatatatatatatatatatatatatatatatatagttaatatatatatataaatatatatatatatattatatattatatatatgtaaataatttatttatatatatatgatattatatatatatatatatatatatatatatatatatatatataaatatatatttatatatatatatatattatatatatatactatatataaatatagatatatatatatatatatatatatatatattgtatgtatgtatgtatgtatcacataTTATATGTGTACTTGTACGAAAATGGAGTATGGGTAGTGTATCAGACGGTGCATGTTATCGGTGTTCTTTTTTGCTGTTCACATTGCCTTTTAAATCTTAtgcatctatttttatactttgatTGGTTATACTGATGCTTTCATTTATATGGAATATACAATTATGACCCAAACGCATTGTTATGACATATAGCTAgattttttacattattctttCCATGAAGAGCATTATATGGTATTCAAAATTAATATGCTGCATGTTGCATAACATTACAAGAAATCAGATTGCAGTAGACTGCtgtttatgataaaaatggaaatcagTCCAGATGATAAAGACTTGAATTAAAACATCCACAATACCTTTCTTCTCTACAAATATGACCCAAAGTCAACATCATCTCCCAAAATTTTGTCTCAGAAGCGCCAAACCAAAAGCTGAGAACATTGCAGTTCCTGTAACAAACGACACGATAACAAACAGATTAACTAACACTTTTGTTGTCAAGTagtttctatatttttggtgaaATAGTTTGTCTAGTTTATTGTTGCTGTATTATCTGGTAGTATTGCAGTGCTATACCGTTAAAATTCCTGTGACTTCAACAGGTGCTGTTGATCTACAGTGCGTTGACTAAATCTAGgctaagcaaacaggaaggttaGACTATAGCGTTGTGGATTAGGTTTATCGATTCAAGACCATTTGGCAAAGATCAGTGTAGTGTCAGGTAAGTTTGACTAGGTAGTTCATATCCATACTTCTTTCAGCAATCCGTATCTCATTCGATCTGTCAGTGCGAACTAAGGAGAAGACATTACATGTCCATTATACAGTTAATGATTGCTACGCACGCTGAGCGGAAACATTGCATGTGAATCCAGTTTTGAAGAATaaagtcataaataaataaaattcacttgTATTGTATTTGCGCAAATGAATGACTAatgcttttgtaataataatttcttaattttgtacATCTTGGTACCATAATCAAGTTAATATATGTAATACTTGAAAATTAtggataaaatatactatatgcatattcTCTAATTAATTGGAGACCTTTTGACCAGTTGCACTGCCCATTTAGTTAAAAATTTAGTATGAGCAGGAAATGTCTAGCAATAAAACCCGATTTCTCCACAACTTTCAATATGTGAAATTGTTGGTTTTAAGGTACTTAACATAACTCAGATGGCTTACGCTCAGAAGTCATTTGCCATCTATAACGTTAACAAGAGCAGATGAAACTGTGTACTCAACAATCCATGAGCAATGAGTAATCCTCTTGCGTGTAGACATTAGCTGTTGTTacttctttatttgtttaagtATTTTAACGCAGATGCATAATAGCTAACTGTCACAATTTATTTAGCTCTTCTGATAAGAATTTTTAATCCTCTTTTCCCATTTccttaataaattttcatttatataacttGGATGCTATTTAGGAAACGTTAAAGATTGCATCGCCTGTACGTTTGCGtagctatatatgaaaatgaagtttCTCTATGTAACTCTGTTATGCAAATAATCAGACCTTtggtatttatcttttttttttcgtataatgAACGCATTAGACATTTCTAAAAGGAAATTCTAGAATAATTATCCCTGTTGGTTAATTTTGCTCAGTTTACAAATACAATTTGTTCTTTTACAGGTGATGACAGTACCACTTAGATAACACTGTACACAGAAGCAAGTAATTTCAAGATGGCGAATGGACTTAGTGAAGAACCTCTTTCCATCCCAACTCTTGGGAGGCCTTTTGACTTAGGTACGCTGTATGACTGTAGATCTGACAAAGTTTTGCAGGGGATTACATTGTGGGACCAAAAAACTCTGGATAGAAAAAAGGTACAAAAACATGAATCAGCTGACTTTGAAATCATCACATCTGATACCTTTGAAGACAAGTCTTCTCCATTGGATATCAACAGTGGCTTAAAACTTAGCTTTCTTGGAGGGATGCTGGATGTGTCTGGATCAGGGAAATACCTTAACGACAGAAAATGCTCAAATCACGTGGTAAGAGTAACCTTGAAGTACAAATGCACAACTAAAACTGAAACAATGACAATGAAGCAGTTAGGGAAGGGAAAAATTGAGCACcgaaaagttttttattattgtagtgCCACGCATGTTGTAACAGGAATTACATATGGAGGCAATGCTTTCTTTGTTTTAGAGAAGGAGTTATATGCAAATTCGTTCAACAAAAATGTTAGAGGAAATCTTCATGGTATGGTCAAGTCCATTCCAAACTTAAAGATTAATGGAGAAGGAAAGTTAGATCTAAGTGAAGATGAGAAAAAGGAAATCCGGAAATTTAGCTGCAGGTACTTTGGAGATTTTTTACCTCGAGAAACCCCTTCAACTTTTGAAGAAGATGTCCGTCTCTACAAAGAGATGCCAAATGTCATTGGGCAAAAGGGAGAAAATGCTGTCCCAGTTATTGCACATTTATACCCACTTGCCAAACTAGACAGTAAGGCTCGTAAACTAGTCAGAGATCATTGTTGTTCTTGTCTCACGGAAACAGAAAATTATTTGGAGGATCTGTATAAACTGGATGTGAAATCCAATGACCTCCTCAGATCACAAGCAGTTAATCATTTTCGTGGAACTGAAGCAGAAATTCAGAAATTTAAATCTTTATTAGCTACTCACAAATTTACATTTCAGAGAAAGTTGGCACAAATTCTTCCAAACATCAGAGGTGGAAATAAAGAGGAGAGTGAAGTACCAatgatcttgaaaaaaaaacaaaaaaaatttctccatTTCGGACTGAAGCCCTCAACAGCTGGGTGGAAACATAAGAAAGCCAAGTAGAAATTATTTTGCAGTAAACATCCTACCTTCCTCAGATTAAGTTTACTTCAAAGACAGATTTAAAGTCCATGATTATGAACCCCAGTCATTCACAAGTTCTATGTTTTTCAATTTTGATCCCTAAATCTCATTCACTTTTGATAATGTCAAAATACCTCATTGAAGAGGACCTTATCAGTGATTTGGACTTCACAGATGAAAATGCTAAATTCCAACTTAAgataacagaa
This window of the Macrobrachium nipponense isolate FS-2020 chromosome 5, ASM1510439v2, whole genome shotgun sequence genome carries:
- the LOC135215864 gene encoding neoverrucotoxin subunit beta-like, which produces MANGLSEEPLSIPTLGRPFDLGTLYDCRSDKVLQGITLWDQKTLDRKKVQKHESADFEIITSDTFEDKSSPLDINSGLKLSFLGGMLDVSGSGKYLNDRKCSNHVVRVTLKYKCTTKTETMTMKQLGKGKIEHRKVFYYCSATHVVTGITYGGNAFFVLEKELYANSFNKNVRGNLHGMVKSIPNLKINGEGKLDLSEDEKKEIRKFSCRYFGDFLPRETPSTFEEDVRLYKEMPNVIGQKGENAVPVIAHLYPLAKLDSKARKLVRDHCCSCLTETENYLEDLYKLDVKSNDLLRSQAVNHFRGTEAEIQKFKSLLATHKFTFQRKLAQILPNIRGGNKEESEVPMILKKKQKKFLHFGLKPSTAGWKHKKAK